A genomic window from Chitinophaga pollutisoli includes:
- a CDS encoding glycosyltransferase family 39 protein, which translates to MQVTLRADWREVWRHDRCLTISAMSIFILRTIFIWRMGLMPQDAYYYFYTEHPAISYFDHPPAIAWVLKAFTAVLGKEVWVIKLADTLVTLGTLLVFRQLALFFLPRRRAMQGLLLLGSTLMVTILSLVSTPDVPLLLCWALALLCLCKVLFLGRRWYWLLAGGMMGLAFDSKYTAVFLPLGTALFLLGSARSRRVLLTIWPWAGLACMVLAALPVVVWNVQHDFASFRFQSAARVSGVALRLTDALGVLGHQAALLGPVLLVMLFRAIWKYVGKYRGRLWLADERTWFLLSFFLPVFCVFLAMSPFYWVKLNWMMPAYITGVIWVMRYFPRKWRAWQQGIAMVIHAAMTIELIWYPVPVKSDDVWVGWGDGARSA; encoded by the coding sequence ATGCAGGTAACATTACGGGCAGACTGGCGGGAGGTCTGGCGGCACGACCGCTGCCTGACGATATCCGCAATGAGCATTTTCATTTTACGGACCATATTCATCTGGCGCATGGGGCTCATGCCGCAGGACGCGTATTATTACTTCTACACCGAACATCCGGCTATTTCCTATTTCGATCATCCTCCGGCGATTGCCTGGGTGCTGAAAGCATTCACGGCGGTATTGGGGAAAGAAGTGTGGGTTATCAAGCTGGCGGATACGCTGGTGACGCTGGGCACGCTTCTGGTGTTCCGGCAGCTGGCGTTGTTTTTCCTGCCGCGCCGCCGGGCCATGCAAGGGCTGTTGCTGCTGGGGTCTACGCTGATGGTCACCATTTTATCCCTGGTATCCACGCCAGACGTGCCGTTGCTGTTATGCTGGGCCCTGGCGCTGTTGTGCCTCTGTAAGGTCTTGTTCCTCGGGCGCCGTTGGTATTGGTTGCTGGCGGGGGGGATGATGGGACTGGCGTTCGACAGCAAATATACAGCCGTGTTCCTGCCATTGGGCACGGCGCTCTTTCTGCTGGGGTCTGCGAGAAGCCGGCGCGTGCTGCTTACCATTTGGCCCTGGGCGGGCCTGGCCTGCATGGTGCTGGCGGCGTTGCCGGTGGTGGTATGGAATGTGCAGCACGACTTCGCCTCGTTCCGTTTCCAGTCCGCCGCCCGCGTCAGTGGTGTGGCGCTGCGGCTAACGGACGCGCTCGGGGTATTGGGCCACCAGGCGGCGTTGCTGGGGCCGGTGCTGCTGGTAATGCTCTTCCGCGCCATATGGAAGTATGTAGGGAAATACCGGGGGCGCCTGTGGCTGGCGGACGAACGCACCTGGTTCCTGCTGAGTTTCTTCCTGCCGGTGTTTTGCGTATTCCTGGCCATGTCCCCGTTTTATTGGGTGAAGCTGAACTGGATGATGCCGGCGTACATCACCGGCGTGATCTGGGTGATGCGGTATTTCCCGAGAAAATGGAGGGCCTGGCAACAGGGGATCGCGATGGTCATCCATGCGGCTATGACGATCGAGTTAATATGGTACCCGGTGCCGGTGAAGTCCGACGATGTATGGGTAGGCTGGGGGGATGGCGCACGAAGTGCGTAA
- a CDS encoding helix-turn-helix domain-containing protein, which produces MKKQAVHNSTNICKTRILAIKDSMEILSGKWKFHILGTLMQGGKLRFMDLLREVDGIAPKMLSKELQDLEVNQLVIRTVCNTKPLTVEYEITEFGRTLSPIIDEIAKWGISYRSALLRKSTPAE; this is translated from the coding sequence ATGAAGAAGCAAGCCGTCCACAACAGCACGAACATCTGCAAAACCAGGATACTGGCGATCAAGGATTCGATGGAGATTTTATCGGGGAAATGGAAATTTCATATTCTGGGTACCCTCATGCAAGGCGGCAAGCTGCGGTTTATGGACCTCCTCCGGGAGGTCGATGGCATCGCACCCAAGATGTTGTCGAAGGAGCTGCAGGACCTGGAAGTGAACCAGCTCGTGATACGCACCGTCTGCAACACCAAACCGTTAACGGTGGAATATGAAATCACGGAATTCGGGAGGACGTTGTCTCCCATCATCGATGAAATCGCCAAATGGGGGATTTCTTACCGCAGCGCCCTTCTGCGAAAAAGTACACCCGCAGAATAG
- a CDS encoding Crp/Fnr family transcriptional regulator, giving the protein MEHYYTALFRYIQQMIALPEADKESCRNTFKAVQVKKDTMLETAGKVPVYHNFIVSGYMRKFYVNDKGEEVTVDLNNGPRFFTSYLHFANQTVSGEYLHCITDCALLRITKTDADRTVQTSATQKDYTIRLFQQVMEEDKQRMNDLATLTAEQRYRKFIRDCPDIMKNVPLKYIASYLGIKPESLSRIRREIIS; this is encoded by the coding sequence ATGGAGCACTACTATACTGCGCTTTTCCGGTATATTCAGCAGATGATTGCGCTGCCGGAGGCGGATAAAGAAAGTTGCCGCAACACATTCAAGGCTGTGCAGGTGAAGAAGGACACGATGCTGGAAACGGCGGGGAAGGTGCCGGTGTATCACAATTTTATCGTTTCCGGGTACATGCGTAAGTTTTATGTCAATGATAAGGGCGAAGAGGTGACGGTGGATCTGAACAACGGGCCGCGTTTCTTTACTTCCTACCTGCATTTTGCGAATCAGACCGTGTCCGGTGAGTACCTTCATTGTATCACCGATTGCGCGTTGCTGCGGATCACGAAGACGGACGCCGACCGGACGGTGCAGACCAGTGCAACGCAAAAGGATTATACCATCCGGTTGTTCCAGCAGGTGATGGAGGAGGATAAGCAGCGGATGAACGACCTGGCTACGCTTACGGCGGAACAGCGGTACCGCAAGTTTATCAGGGATTGTCCTGACATCATGAAGAATGTTCCGTTGAAGTATATCGCCTCTTACCTCGGGATCAAGCCGGAGAGCCTGAGCCGCATCCGGCGGGAGATTATTTCCTAA
- a CDS encoding DUF2306 domain-containing protein, which yields MVGIFGEYFHMMNNVSLRLLRIAARLWFAVTCLGQAVFAYYILMHYGRSAALGQLETWNAVNPHFYVHGDVRGNIIFGLHVAFAAIITILGPLQLVDALRARAPRFHRVSGRIYIVSAILISAAGLYLTWVRGAVGGPVMAVAITMNGLIILGCAILTIRNAMQRKFAAHQQWAVHLFLAMSGVWFFRVFFMLWMFIFRAPVGFDPGTFTGPFLTGLSVFVYILPQGIAAVYFHIRRNGSSLQRALFSGFLVLMALGMGLGSVAATLGMWLPRL from the coding sequence ATGGTGGGTATTTTCGGGGAATACTTCCATATGATGAACAATGTATCCCTCCGGCTGCTACGAATAGCGGCCCGGCTATGGTTTGCCGTTACCTGCCTGGGGCAGGCGGTTTTCGCATATTATATTTTGATGCATTACGGGCGGTCGGCGGCGCTGGGGCAGCTGGAGACGTGGAATGCCGTCAACCCGCACTTTTATGTGCACGGCGACGTGAGGGGCAATATCATTTTCGGTTTGCATGTAGCTTTTGCGGCCATCATCACAATATTGGGACCTTTGCAGCTGGTGGATGCGCTCCGTGCCAGGGCGCCACGCTTCCACCGGGTGAGCGGGAGAATATATATTGTTTCGGCTATCCTGATAAGCGCAGCGGGGTTGTATCTGACCTGGGTGCGCGGGGCGGTGGGAGGGCCGGTGATGGCGGTGGCGATCACGATGAATGGCCTGATCATCCTCGGCTGTGCGATCCTTACGATCAGGAATGCCATGCAGCGAAAGTTTGCGGCGCATCAGCAATGGGCGGTGCATCTTTTCCTGGCGATGAGCGGCGTATGGTTTTTCCGGGTATTCTTTATGCTGTGGATGTTTATTTTCCGGGCGCCGGTGGGATTTGATCCGGGTACGTTTACCGGTCCGTTTTTAACGGGTTTGTCGGTATTCGTGTACATCTTGCCCCAGGGTATTGCCGCGGTATATTTTCATATCAGGCGCAACGGTTCTTCCCTGCAAAGGGCATTGTTCTCGGGATTCCTGGTGCTGATGGCATTGGGTATGGGGCTGGGTTCTGTGGCGGCTACGCTGGGGATGTGGCTGCCGCGTTTATAG
- a CDS encoding GNAT family N-acetyltransferase, translating to MHTFFRTAELRDIKQMQVVRHLVKENTLSNPDLVPDKDVAYYITEKGKGWVCEADGQVIGFSIVDLQENSVWALFVDPAYAEQGIGKELHRLMLEWYFRQTQSTLVLGTAPNTRAERFYTLQGWSPAGSYANGERKFELTYSDWARRNPAES from the coding sequence ATGCATACCTTTTTCAGAACCGCGGAACTCAGGGATATTAAACAAATGCAGGTAGTGAGGCACCTGGTGAAAGAAAACACCCTCAGCAACCCCGATCTTGTTCCGGATAAAGATGTGGCGTATTATATCACCGAAAAGGGGAAGGGCTGGGTTTGTGAGGCTGATGGACAGGTTATAGGCTTCTCCATTGTAGACCTGCAGGAGAATAGCGTATGGGCCTTATTCGTGGACCCGGCTTATGCTGAACAGGGAATAGGAAAAGAGCTGCACCGGTTGATGCTGGAATGGTATTTCCGGCAAACGCAAAGCACGCTGGTACTGGGAACCGCTCCCAATACCCGGGCCGAACGGTTCTACACCCTCCAGGGCTGGTCGCCCGCCGGCAGCTACGCCAACGGGGAAAGGAAGTTCGAACTCACGTACTCCGACTGGGCCCGGCGTAACCCCGCAGAAAGTTAA
- a CDS encoding diheme cytochrome c-553, with amino-acid sequence MNRLIPASAFAACSLIALLFSCNSVNNDPPGGVASDSAALVNRGAYLVTIGGCNDCHSPKRMGKMGPEVIPETQLSGYPSSRPLAAFDTALAKKGIAQFNEDMTAAAGPWGISFALNITSDVSGIGNWTPENFKTAMRHGKLKGAEKGRTLLPPMPWTNYTQMTDEDLNAIFSYLKQTKPVKNFPRYRSIFSRKAFV; translated from the coding sequence ATGAACAGATTAATCCCGGCTTCAGCATTTGCAGCGTGCTCTTTAATAGCGTTGCTTTTTTCCTGCAATTCAGTTAATAATGACCCCCCCGGCGGAGTGGCTTCAGATTCCGCCGCCCTGGTAAATCGGGGAGCATACCTGGTCACCATCGGGGGATGTAATGATTGCCATTCTCCCAAGCGGATGGGTAAAATGGGGCCTGAAGTGATTCCGGAGACACAACTTTCCGGCTACCCTTCCAGCCGCCCCCTTGCGGCCTTTGACACAGCGCTGGCTAAAAAAGGTATCGCGCAGTTCAATGAAGATATGACGGCCGCCGCAGGGCCATGGGGTATTAGTTTCGCTTTAAATATCACCAGCGATGTAAGCGGCATCGGCAACTGGACTCCTGAGAATTTTAAAACCGCCATGCGGCATGGTAAACTGAAAGGAGCTGAAAAAGGCCGCACACTGCTTCCCCCAATGCCCTGGACAAACTATACGCAAATGACCGATGAAGATCTCAATGCCATATTCAGTTATCTGAAACAAACAAAACCCGTTAAGAACTTCCCCCGGTACCGCAGTATTTTTAGCAGAAAGGCCTTCGTATGA
- a CDS encoding LytTR family DNA-binding domain-containing protein has product MKVIIIEDENLAIKRLIKMIAGTDNNIEIIATLRSISESVDWLKAHPAPELIFMDIELADGQCFEIFNQVTVNSPVIFTTSYDQYMLRAFEVNSLDYLLKPVEPERLAQALNKHKTLQAHYASRTSPNVNVARLLNDLRENLDKHQYRKRFLVKSGNKLVSIQTEDIAYFFREGRITFFKTFTNSKYITDYTLEELQEEMLDPADFYRINRSTLVSIKSVKTIENFPGNRLHLDLVPAFDKDSIVSREKVSAFKDWIGK; this is encoded by the coding sequence ATGAAAGTGATAATCATTGAAGATGAAAATCTCGCAATTAAAAGACTGATAAAAATGATTGCCGGGACAGACAATAACATTGAAATTATTGCCACGCTCCGGAGCATATCAGAAAGCGTAGACTGGCTGAAAGCACATCCCGCGCCGGAATTGATATTTATGGATATTGAGCTGGCAGACGGGCAGTGCTTCGAGATCTTCAACCAGGTTACAGTGAACAGTCCGGTTATCTTCACTACTTCATACGACCAGTACATGCTGCGGGCGTTTGAAGTGAACAGTCTGGACTACCTCCTGAAGCCTGTAGAACCCGAAAGACTGGCACAGGCATTAAACAAGCACAAAACCCTTCAGGCACATTATGCCAGTCGAACCTCGCCCAATGTGAACGTTGCCCGGTTGCTGAATGACCTTCGGGAGAACCTTGACAAACATCAATATCGCAAACGGTTCCTCGTAAAATCCGGGAATAAGCTGGTAAGCATACAAACGGAAGACATCGCTTATTTCTTCCGGGAAGGCAGGATCACATTTTTCAAAACTTTCACCAACAGTAAGTATATAACTGATTATACGCTGGAAGAACTGCAGGAAGAAATGCTGGATCCGGCTGATTTCTACAGGATCAACCGCTCAACGTTAGTATCCATAAAATCCGTCAAAACAATAGAGAACTTCCCGGGAAACAGGCTGCACCTGGATCTTGTCCCCGCTTTTGACAAAGATTCCATTGTAAGCAGGGAAAAGGTATCAGCTTTCAAAGACTGGATTGGCAAATAG
- a CDS encoding histidine kinase, producing the protein MAKQTVFSLTNALRGNRLTRYDVSVLFIVLPYYFIIAMLIWGKEYVTDPGVFLTTTAILLGVWPASWFIHSKAGYIIRSFFPEVNQTSPRVLVTLAIFIPITIFINYLILVMCCSAAGRPYMPEKFGSISLAGIVLNIIATAVFEGTYLLKKWKASLIEAEKSKKASLQSELDNLKSQVNPHFLFNSLNSLSALISEDQQKAEEFLYEMCKVYRYLLQNNEHELTAIHVEAAFLKSYYYLLKTRYESAIQLDIDIPDQYRNYQIPPFTLQMLVENAVKHNVIMESNPLIIQVYTNDNEELVVRNNQQAKSVSVQSNKIGLKNIQRKYQLLSQRSVAIAPGDQYFTVTLPLINPATYESDNH; encoded by the coding sequence ATGGCAAAACAAACCGTTTTCAGTCTGACCAATGCACTGCGTGGCAACAGGCTTACCCGTTATGACGTAAGCGTACTATTTATCGTGTTGCCTTATTACTTTATCATTGCAATGCTCATCTGGGGGAAGGAGTATGTGACCGATCCGGGCGTTTTCCTTACAACCACAGCCATCCTATTGGGCGTTTGGCCCGCATCCTGGTTTATACATTCAAAAGCAGGGTACATTATCCGGAGCTTTTTCCCTGAAGTAAACCAGACAAGCCCGCGTGTATTGGTAACCCTGGCCATCTTTATACCCATTACCATTTTCATAAACTATCTTATTCTGGTGATGTGTTGCAGTGCGGCAGGGCGGCCGTATATGCCTGAAAAATTCGGTAGCATATCTTTAGCTGGTATAGTATTGAATATTATTGCCACCGCTGTATTCGAAGGCACTTACCTGTTAAAGAAATGGAAAGCATCGCTCATTGAAGCCGAGAAGTCAAAGAAGGCCTCCCTGCAAAGTGAGCTGGACAATCTGAAATCACAGGTGAATCCTCATTTCCTGTTCAACTCCCTGAATTCATTATCCGCCCTCATTTCCGAAGACCAGCAGAAAGCAGAAGAATTTTTATATGAAATGTGCAAGGTATACCGCTACCTGCTACAGAACAACGAACATGAGCTTACCGCCATACATGTGGAAGCCGCGTTTCTGAAGTCTTACTATTATTTGCTTAAAACAAGGTATGAATCCGCCATCCAACTGGATATTGACATTCCTGATCAATACAGGAACTACCAGATCCCGCCTTTCACGCTGCAGATGCTGGTCGAAAATGCGGTGAAGCATAACGTAATTATGGAATCCAATCCCCTTATTATCCAGGTATATACCAACGATAACGAAGAGTTGGTTGTCCGTAATAACCAGCAGGCGAAATCAGTTTCCGTACAGTCTAACAAAATAGGGCTAAAGAACATTCAACGCAAATACCAGCTACTGTCTCAACGCAGTGTTGCCATAGCGCCGGGCGACCAATACTTTACCGTAACGCTTCCCCTGATTAATCCCGCTACTTATGAAAGTGATAATCATTGA
- a CDS encoding glutamate--tRNA ligase family protein: MPEIDHSPAAQVPRLTRLAPTPSGFLHAGNLLSFAATYALSLHLNLEILLRIDDLDRDRLRPEYLADIFATLEYMDIPWHHGPRNPDEFSTQWSQTLRIEHYNSLLNALRDGGHLFACDCSRTQLLNGAYPGTCRHKNIPLSQPGVAWRLKTDPGSRIGIRSPGPATPPMPLPPSMYDFVVRKKNGDPAYQLASVADDLHFGVTHVVRGEDLLPSTLGQLYLASLLPFNTFPETVFWHHPLLEGPSGHKLSKSAGDTSIRHMRAQGLSPADICTATARMADPLAAPQNARELGDWLLQRQGII; encoded by the coding sequence ATGCCGGAAATCGACCATTCCCCCGCTGCCCAGGTCCCCCGCCTGACCCGCCTGGCCCCCACACCCAGCGGATTCCTGCACGCCGGGAACCTCCTGTCGTTCGCCGCCACTTACGCACTCAGCCTCCACCTCAACCTGGAAATACTGCTCCGGATCGATGATCTCGACCGCGACCGCCTCCGCCCGGAATACCTCGCCGATATCTTCGCCACCCTCGAATACATGGATATCCCCTGGCACCATGGCCCCCGAAACCCGGATGAGTTCTCCACACAGTGGTCCCAGACCCTCCGCATCGAACACTACAACTCCCTTCTTAACGCCCTCCGCGACGGCGGCCACCTCTTCGCCTGCGATTGTTCCAGGACCCAACTGCTGAATGGCGCCTATCCCGGCACCTGCCGCCACAAAAACATCCCGCTTAGCCAGCCGGGCGTTGCCTGGCGCCTCAAAACAGATCCCGGCTCCCGCATCGGCATACGCTCTCCCGGTCCCGCAACCCCGCCCATGCCACTGCCGCCCTCGATGTACGACTTCGTGGTACGCAAGAAAAACGGCGATCCCGCGTATCAACTGGCCTCCGTGGCCGATGATCTCCACTTCGGTGTCACCCACGTGGTGCGCGGGGAAGACCTGCTGCCATCCACGCTCGGACAACTGTACCTGGCATCACTGCTGCCGTTCAACACTTTTCCGGAAACCGTTTTCTGGCACCATCCGCTGCTGGAAGGCCCCTCGGGCCATAAACTCTCCAAATCCGCCGGCGACACCTCCATTCGCCACATGCGCGCGCAAGGCCTCTCGCCCGCCGATATCTGCACCGCCACCGCCCGCATGGCCGATCCCCTTGCCGCACCCCAAAATGCCCGGGAACTGGGCGATTGGTTGCTGCAACGCCAGGGCATCATATAG
- a CDS encoding YegP family protein, with the protein MSKFVITKRSDGEFQFNLKAGNGENILSSEGYSSKAACQNGIDSVRNNARQDERFDRKTNAGGKFYFNLKAANGQIIGTSQQYTTEASRDGGIESVKKNAPDAEVDDQSAA; encoded by the coding sequence ATGAGCAAATTCGTCATCACCAAAAGATCTGACGGTGAATTTCAGTTTAACCTGAAAGCCGGAAACGGGGAAAACATCCTCAGCAGCGAAGGATATTCCTCCAAAGCCGCCTGCCAGAACGGGATCGACTCCGTTCGGAACAACGCCCGGCAGGATGAGCGCTTCGATCGCAAAACGAACGCCGGCGGAAAATTCTATTTCAACCTGAAAGCCGCCAACGGACAGATCATCGGCACCAGCCAGCAATACACCACAGAGGCGAGCCGCGACGGCGGGATCGAATCTGTGAAGAAAAATGCACCCGACGCGGAGGTGGACGATCAGTCGGCCGCCTAA
- a CDS encoding YdeI/OmpD-associated family protein: MQRDFSHLKRPLQPMPDYIAEALQREGLMKKYEARPAYQQNDYLSWITRAVREETRDKRLRQMLDELKKGGVYMRMAYNGQ; this comes from the coding sequence ATGCAACGCGATTTCAGTCATTTGAAAAGACCCCTCCAGCCGATGCCCGATTATATTGCGGAGGCTTTACAGCGCGAGGGGCTGATGAAAAAATACGAAGCCCGGCCGGCTTATCAGCAAAACGATTACCTGTCCTGGATCACACGCGCCGTGCGCGAGGAAACCCGCGACAAGCGGCTCAGACAAATGCTCGACGAGCTGAAGAAAGGCGGGGTTTACATGCGGATGGCCTACAACGGTCAATAA
- a CDS encoding type I asparaginase has translation MTKILIIYTGGTVGMIYDEKTTALRPIGFNEIRNNLPELYRMGIDFYVYAFNPPMDSSDMSPEVWSELAGIIEDRYDRYDGFVILHGSDTMAFTASALSYMLENLSKPVILTGSQLPIGKIRTDAKENIITAMEIASTKANGHCMVPEVCIYFDFMLFRGNRAKKYNAEKFEAFYSMNYPALAEAGIDIKYKRDFMLPAPAKELKVHKSMDPNIGVLKIFPGITRRAVEAIVNTPGMRGLLLETFGSGNATTQSWFTECLQKAADKGIIMVDITQCDGGSVELGKYETSTHLQKIGVVSGHDMTFEAATTKLMFLLGQNLPPEEVKRLLEVPLRGELTPSEPVIE, from the coding sequence ATGACGAAGATTCTCATCATCTATACCGGGGGCACCGTGGGGATGATTTACGACGAAAAGACAACCGCGTTGCGGCCCATCGGTTTTAACGAGATCAGGAATAATCTTCCCGAGCTCTACCGGATGGGAATTGATTTTTACGTGTATGCGTTCAATCCCCCGATGGATTCGTCCGACATGAGCCCGGAAGTATGGTCGGAGCTGGCCGGTATTATTGAAGACCGGTACGACCGCTACGACGGATTCGTGATCCTGCATGGTTCCGATACTATGGCTTTTACCGCTTCCGCGTTGAGTTACATGCTGGAGAATTTGTCCAAACCCGTGATCCTCACAGGCAGCCAGTTGCCGATCGGCAAGATCCGTACGGATGCGAAAGAGAACATCATCACCGCCATGGAAATCGCCAGCACCAAAGCGAACGGTCATTGTATGGTGCCCGAAGTCTGCATTTATTTCGACTTCATGCTGTTCCGCGGCAACCGTGCGAAGAAGTACAACGCGGAGAAATTCGAAGCGTTTTATTCCATGAACTACCCTGCCCTGGCGGAAGCCGGGATCGATATTAAGTACAAGCGCGACTTCATGCTGCCGGCGCCTGCCAAAGAGCTGAAAGTGCACAAGAGCATGGATCCCAATATCGGCGTGCTGAAAATTTTCCCTGGCATCACACGGCGCGCGGTGGAAGCGATCGTGAACACGCCCGGCATGCGCGGGCTATTGCTGGAAACTTTCGGCAGTGGCAACGCCACTACGCAATCCTGGTTCACCGAGTGCCTGCAGAAGGCGGCGGACAAAGGGATTATCATGGTCGACATCACGCAATGCGACGGTGGTTCCGTGGAACTGGGCAAGTACGAAACATCCACGCATCTGCAGAAGATCGGTGTCGTGAGCGGGCATGATATGACTTTTGAGGCGGCGACAACGAAGCTCATGTTCCTCCTCGGCCAGAACCTTCCGCCGGAGGAGGTGAAGCGATTGCTGGAGGTACCGCTTCGCGGCGAGCTGACGCCTTCTGAGCCGGTAATCGAATAA
- a CDS encoding TatD family hydrolase, which produces MNWIDTHAHLYSDNFDSDRPAMVDRAIRQGVGTMLLPNIDEDSIGAMLALEAAFPEHCLPMMGIHPVYVKKNVEEQLAIVRKWLEARKFWGVGEIGLDFYWDQTFREQQFRAFRSQIAMALEFGLPIAIHSREATRACIDVVKELHDGRLTGVFHCFSGTRDEAEEIIGMGFYLGIGGVVTFKKAGLDVIVADLPLESLVLETDAPYLAPVPYRGKRNESSYLPLIAQRIADVKNLKIEEVAAVTTTNAQQLFKML; this is translated from the coding sequence ATGAATTGGATTGACACCCACGCCCATTTATACTCTGATAATTTCGATTCCGACCGGCCGGCGATGGTGGATCGTGCGATCCGCCAGGGGGTTGGGACGATGTTATTGCCGAATATAGATGAGGATTCCATTGGGGCGATGCTGGCGCTGGAAGCGGCTTTCCCGGAACATTGCCTGCCCATGATGGGGATTCATCCCGTTTACGTGAAAAAAAACGTAGAAGAGCAGCTGGCTATTGTGCGCAAGTGGCTGGAGGCCCGGAAATTCTGGGGTGTGGGCGAGATCGGGCTGGATTTTTATTGGGACCAGACGTTCAGGGAGCAGCAGTTCAGGGCATTCCGCAGCCAGATTGCGATGGCCCTCGAATTTGGCCTGCCCATTGCCATCCATAGCCGGGAGGCCACCCGCGCCTGCATTGATGTGGTGAAGGAGCTGCACGACGGGCGCCTGACCGGGGTGTTTCATTGTTTCTCGGGTACGCGCGACGAAGCGGAAGAGATCATCGGCATGGGGTTCTACCTGGGCATCGGCGGCGTAGTAACGTTCAAGAAGGCCGGGCTCGACGTGATCGTGGCCGATCTCCCACTGGAAAGCCTCGTGCTGGAAACGGACGCGCCCTACCTGGCGCCGGTCCCCTATCGCGGCAAGCGCAACGAAAGCAGCTACCTCCCGCTGATCGCGCAACGGATCGCAGATGTAAAAAATCTAAAAATTGAGGAAGTCGCGGCAGTTACCACTACCAATGCACAACAATTATTCAAAATGCTCTAA